Proteins encoded in a region of the Desulfobacteraceae bacterium genome:
- a CDS encoding PilZ domain-containing protein, whose amino-acid sequence FRNTVKDISIGGAFIQTQEAFIVGQEIDLYLTSPINQVSCMVAARVVRRDQNGIGIQFENLTRRQQGVILSLVEQRG is encoded by the coding sequence CTTTCAGAAACACCGTCAAAGACATCAGTATCGGCGGGGCCTTCATCCAAACCCAGGAGGCGTTTATCGTCGGCCAGGAGATCGACCTCTACCTGACCTCCCCCATCAATCAGGTGTCGTGCATGGTGGCCGCCAGGGTGGTGCGGCGGGACCAGAACGGCATCGGTATCCAGTTCGAAAATCTCACCCGCCGCCAGCAGGGGGTCATCTTGTCGCTCGTGGAGCAGCGCGGGTGA
- a CDS encoding PilZ domain-containing protein, whose product MSEQRSTGIPVERRTEPRQLTEQYHSVEFRLLGLEAVYQFKIWDMSSKGMCLLVKEESEVLNHLAVGDVLEMRYCPAGPWGDARHMRTEIRHISRDEKGGFKGHFLVGLSILGA is encoded by the coding sequence ATGAGCGAGCAACGCAGTACCGGCATCCCTGTGGAGAGACGCACCGAGCCCCGCCAACTCACCGAACAGTACCACAGCGTCGAGTTCCGTCTGCTCGGCCTGGAGGCCGTTTACCAGTTTAAAATCTGGGACATGTCCAGCAAGGGCATGTGTTTATTGGTCAAGGAGGAGTCCGAGGTCCTCAACCACCTGGCGGTCGGTGATGTTCTTGAGATGCGCTACTGCCCTGCAGGCCCATGGGGGGACGCTCGCCATATGCGGACCGAAATCCGCCACATCTCCAGGGACGAAAAGGGTGGCTTCAAGGGCCATTTTCTGGTGGGGCTCTCCATCCTCGGGGCATGA
- a CDS encoding FAD-dependent oxidoreductase codes for MQFVIIGGDAAGMSAASRAKRRCPEMAVTVLEKTRDVSYSACGMPYNIADPERPIETLVVRPAEVFREKQGIDLRTGHCVTRIEPAARRVSGTTLEGAPFTVAYDRLLIATGAEAVIPDLPGCDLPGVFALKSLEDGRRIKAFLAQKPVRQAVIIGMGYIALEMVETLHHRGIATAMVKPRPDLLPWLDRELAAMVARELTIHGVACHAGHPVKRIEAAGDGLVVVCDGLRLQADMVIVGVGVRPNSRLAADAGLALGAGDAIAVDRRLRTVDPCIYAAGDCAEVFHVVSGRNTWSPLALIANRAGWAVADAVCGTGGEIQGVVGTAVFKIFDLEVARTGLSLREATDAGFDPAAVTIASRTKAHGQPGSSTVRVQMVGDKSSGRLLGTQMVGPLGSAAHRINAPAVALHAGLSVGQFTQADLAYAPPFGPVWDPLLTAANQLLKKLSPP; via the coding sequence ATGCAGTTTGTCATCATTGGCGGCGATGCCGCCGGCATGAGCGCGGCCAGCCGTGCCAAGCGCCGCTGCCCGGAAATGGCGGTCACCGTTCTCGAAAAAACCCGCGACGTTTCCTACAGCGCCTGCGGGATGCCCTACAACATCGCCGACCCCGAGCGCCCCATCGAAACCCTCGTGGTGCGCCCTGCGGAAGTCTTTCGTGAAAAACAGGGCATCGACCTGCGCACCGGCCACTGCGTCACCCGCATCGAGCCGGCCGCGCGTCGGGTTTCCGGCACCACCCTGGAGGGCGCACCGTTTACGGTCGCCTACGACCGGCTCCTGATCGCAACCGGGGCCGAGGCCGTCATCCCCGACCTGCCCGGTTGCGACCTCCCGGGGGTCTTCGCCCTCAAAAGCCTCGAGGACGGCCGCCGCATCAAGGCCTTTTTGGCCCAAAAGCCGGTGCGCCAGGCCGTTATCATCGGCATGGGCTATATCGCCCTGGAGATGGTGGAAACGCTTCACCATCGCGGCATCGCAACGGCGATGGTCAAGCCCCGGCCGGACCTGCTGCCCTGGCTGGATCGGGAGCTGGCCGCGATGGTGGCCAGGGAGCTGACCATCCACGGGGTGGCCTGCCATGCGGGCCACCCCGTCAAGCGCATCGAGGCAGCCGGCGACGGTCTGGTGGTGGTTTGCGACGGTCTGAGGCTGCAGGCCGACATGGTCATCGTGGGCGTCGGGGTGCGACCCAACAGCCGACTGGCCGCCGATGCCGGCCTCGCATTGGGAGCCGGCGATGCCATCGCGGTGGACCGCCGGTTGCGCACTGTCGATCCCTGCATTTACGCCGCTGGAGATTGCGCCGAGGTCTTTCACGTCGTTTCGGGGCGCAACACCTGGAGCCCCCTGGCCCTGATCGCCAATCGCGCCGGCTGGGCGGTGGCCGACGCCGTCTGCGGCACGGGCGGCGAAATCCAGGGGGTGGTCGGCACGGCGGTCTTCAAAATTTTCGACCTGGAGGTCGCCCGAACCGGGCTGAGCCTGCGGGAAGCAACGGATGCCGGCTTCGATCCCGCCGCCGTGACCATCGCCAGCCGTACCAAGGCCCACGGTCAGCCAGGTTCGTCGACCGTCCGGGTCCAGATGGTGGGCGACAAGTCCAGCGGCCGCCTTCTGGGAACGCAAATGGTGGGGCCCTTGGGCAGCGCGGCGCACCGCATCAACGCCCCGGCGGTGGCGCTGCACGCCGGCCTGAGCGTCGGCCAGTTCACCCAGGCGGACCTGGCCTACGCGCCGCCCTTTGGCCCGGTGTGGGATCCATTGCTGACCGCAGCCAATCAATTGCTGAAAAAGCTATCGCCTCCCTGA
- the hrpA gene encoding ATP-dependent RNA helicase HrpA: protein MEKTIPHRPGALRKRLEKLQRMLPQTLCRDRWPFYRAAARLKAQMARNPADPLLARQLADLEARLAASLAVCEQRARHRPEPRHNPDLPIFAHRDQIVAAIRRHPVTIIAGQTGSGKTTQIPKFCLAAGRGLQGQIGCTQPRRIAATSLARRLAEELGTAPGTVVGHKVRFQDTTRPEAYIKIMTDGILLAEAQGDRRLAAYDTLIVDEAHERSLNIDFVLGLLKTLLVQRPEFRLIVTSATIDTAKFSAFFDQAPVIEVSGRMFPVTVHYRPPDPDGAENGEATHIEQALGVIDGLQAGGAAGDILVFMPTEQDIRETCELLAARRYRDTLVLPLFARLPADQQARVFASAPGRKIIVATNVAETSLTIPGIRYVVDSGLARISHYSPRSRTTSLPVRPVSRSSCDQRMGRCGRVADGVCFRLYAEEDYLARPLFTAPEILRANLAEVVLRMMALKLGDVAEFPFIDPPVDASIRDGFNLLLELGAIRERGGGRPRPGRPRHDLTANGRMMAKIPIDPRLARMLLTARAEGCLEEITIIAAALSIQDPRERPPERAAEADRAHAAFKDPASDFITLLNLWRLFNGRAGERMGSAQLKKFCRERFLSFRRLREWRDLHGQLTAILEEHVLPGPQAPPAAGIGSAAAEPQGDFSARYGAIHRAILSGFLSNIALQKDGNFYTAARNRAAMIFPGSGLFNAAGKWIVAAELVETSRLFARTVAKIDPAWLEPLAREQCRYTYLEPHWERARGEVVAREEVTLYGLPIVSGRPVSYGRINPAAAAEIFLQRALVEGDVRTLLPFMVHNQALMASVRDLEDRVRRRDLLIGDAEVFQFYRDRLPGVSDWASLKRRIREAGGDAFLHMTRESLLRYLPDAGELAQYPDRVALGKGDYACDYSFAPGAPTDGVTVRIRAAQAPQVAPEALDWLVPGLLKDKIAALIRGLPKAYRRQLLPLARTVDIIANEMPRGRGALLTALGRFVRQRFGVDIPAAEWPRESLPEHLKMRIALTDAGGKEILAGRDPALLTREVAAAPQPEALAAARRSREKHGLSSWDFGDLPGVVPIRGSAGGCWEAFPALSAEPDGIHLRLFESRLQADAAHPDGVAALLREVLKKEFKLLQKSVALPPGLSDAARYFGGQQAVAAAIGQAVWDTLFRRDLRSREAFEAQLAAAGPRLQAAARVKLALVAPVLAAYQRVRETLCGLESSHAGNAVVRAYLQGLRAAAAALVPENFLTRYPDARLAHLPRYLEALEIRARRGVDNLERDLLRARELQVFSERLDRFRGMLGPQDSSAKRAAVEEFGWMIEEFKVSLFAQELKTAVPVSPKRLDRLAREIDRMA from the coding sequence ATGGAAAAAACGATACCGCACCGTCCAGGCGCCCTCCGGAAGCGCCTTGAAAAGCTCCAGCGGATGCTGCCGCAGACCCTCTGCCGGGACCGCTGGCCTTTTTACCGGGCCGCGGCCCGCCTGAAGGCCCAAATGGCGCGCAATCCGGCCGACCCGCTGCTGGCGCGGCAGTTGGCCGATCTGGAGGCCCGGCTGGCGGCCTCGCTGGCGGTCTGTGAGCAGCGCGCGCGCCACCGGCCCGAACCGCGCCACAACCCCGATCTGCCGATTTTCGCCCACCGCGACCAGATTGTGGCCGCCATCCGCAGGCACCCGGTGACGATCATCGCCGGACAGACCGGATCGGGCAAGACCACTCAGATCCCCAAGTTCTGCCTGGCCGCCGGCCGCGGCCTGCAGGGGCAGATCGGCTGCACCCAGCCCCGCCGGATCGCCGCCACCAGCCTGGCCCGGCGCCTGGCCGAGGAACTCGGCACGGCTCCCGGCACGGTGGTGGGGCATAAGGTCCGCTTCCAGGACACAACCCGGCCCGAAGCCTATATCAAGATCATGACCGACGGCATCCTGCTGGCCGAGGCCCAGGGCGACCGCCGGCTGGCGGCCTACGACACCCTGATCGTGGATGAGGCCCACGAGCGCAGCCTGAACATCGATTTCGTCCTGGGCTTGCTGAAAACCCTTTTGGTGCAGCGGCCGGAGTTCAGGCTGATCGTCACCTCGGCCACCATCGACACCGCCAAATTTTCGGCATTCTTCGACCAGGCCCCGGTCATCGAGGTCTCCGGGCGGATGTTCCCCGTGACGGTCCACTACCGGCCGCCGGACCCGGATGGGGCCGAGAACGGGGAGGCCACCCACATCGAGCAAGCGCTTGGAGTGATCGACGGGCTCCAGGCCGGCGGGGCTGCCGGAGACATCCTGGTCTTCATGCCCACCGAGCAGGATATCCGCGAGACCTGTGAGCTCCTGGCCGCCCGGCGTTACCGGGACACCCTTGTCCTGCCGCTCTTCGCCCGGCTGCCAGCCGACCAACAGGCCCGGGTCTTCGCAAGCGCCCCCGGCCGCAAGATCATCGTGGCCACCAACGTGGCCGAAACCTCCCTGACGATTCCGGGGATTCGCTATGTGGTCGATTCGGGGCTCGCCCGCATCTCCCACTACTCGCCCCGTTCACGGACCACCTCGCTGCCGGTGCGGCCGGTTTCGCGCAGCAGCTGTGATCAGCGCATGGGGCGCTGCGGCCGGGTGGCGGACGGCGTTTGCTTCCGTCTCTATGCCGAGGAGGACTACCTGGCCAGGCCGCTGTTCACGGCGCCTGAAATCCTGCGGGCCAACCTGGCCGAAGTCGTCCTGCGCATGATGGCTCTCAAGTTGGGGGACGTCGCGGAATTCCCGTTCATTGATCCCCCGGTCGACGCCAGCATCCGCGACGGTTTCAACCTGCTGCTGGAACTGGGGGCCATCCGGGAGCGCGGCGGCGGTCGCCCGCGCCCCGGGCGGCCGCGCCACGATCTGACCGCCAACGGGCGGATGATGGCCAAAATCCCCATCGACCCCCGCTTGGCGCGCATGCTGCTTACGGCCCGGGCCGAGGGCTGCCTGGAGGAGATCACCATCATCGCCGCCGCCCTGAGCATTCAGGACCCGCGCGAGCGTCCCCCCGAAAGGGCCGCCGAGGCCGACCGGGCCCACGCCGCCTTCAAGGACCCGGCGTCGGATTTCATCACCCTGCTCAACCTCTGGCGGCTTTTCAACGGGAGGGCGGGGGAGCGGATGGGCAGCGCGCAGCTGAAGAAATTCTGCCGCGAGCGTTTTCTCTCCTTTCGGCGCCTGCGGGAATGGCGCGATCTCCACGGCCAGTTGACGGCGATTCTCGAAGAACACGTCCTGCCGGGCCCGCAAGCGCCTCCGGCGGCCGGCATCGGCAGCGCCGCGGCTGAGCCCCAGGGCGATTTCAGCGCCCGCTACGGTGCCATCCACCGCGCCATTCTAAGCGGCTTTCTCTCCAACATCGCCCTCCAGAAGGATGGCAACTTTTACACCGCCGCCCGCAACCGCGCGGCCATGATTTTCCCCGGCTCGGGCCTTTTCAACGCCGCCGGCAAGTGGATCGTGGCTGCCGAACTGGTGGAGACCTCCCGCCTTTTTGCCCGCACCGTGGCCAAGATCGACCCCGCCTGGCTGGAGCCGCTGGCACGCGAGCAGTGCCGCTACACCTATCTCGAGCCCCACTGGGAGCGGGCCCGGGGCGAGGTGGTGGCCCGCGAAGAGGTGACCCTCTACGGCCTGCCGATCGTTTCCGGGCGGCCGGTGTCCTACGGCCGGATCAACCCCGCGGCGGCGGCCGAAATTTTCCTGCAGCGCGCCCTGGTGGAAGGGGATGTGCGCACGCTGCTGCCCTTCATGGTCCACAACCAGGCCCTGATGGCATCCGTGCGGGACCTGGAAGACCGGGTGCGTCGGCGGGACCTGCTGATCGGGGATGCCGAGGTGTTTCAGTTTTACCGCGACCGTCTGCCGGGTGTCAGCGACTGGGCGAGTCTCAAACGGCGGATCCGTGAGGCCGGCGGCGACGCTTTTCTGCACATGACCCGCGAGAGCCTGCTGCGCTACCTGCCCGACGCCGGCGAGTTGGCCCAGTATCCGGACCGGGTGGCCCTGGGGAAAGGGGATTATGCCTGCGACTACAGCTTCGCACCGGGAGCCCCGACCGATGGCGTCACAGTGCGCATCCGGGCCGCCCAGGCGCCCCAGGTGGCCCCCGAAGCCCTGGATTGGCTGGTGCCCGGGCTGCTGAAGGACAAGATCGCGGCCCTGATCCGGGGGCTGCCCAAGGCCTATCGTCGCCAGCTGCTGCCCCTGGCCCGCACGGTGGACATCATCGCAAATGAAATGCCCCGCGGCCGGGGCGCACTGCTCACCGCGCTGGGGCGGTTTGTGCGCCAGCGTTTCGGGGTGGACATTCCGGCCGCGGAGTGGCCCCGGGAGAGCCTGCCGGAGCATCTCAAAATGCGCATCGCCCTGACCGATGCCGGCGGAAAGGAGATCCTGGCGGGCCGCGACCCGGCGCTGCTCACCCGGGAGGTGGCCGCTGCCCCGCAGCCGGAGGCGTTGGCCGCCGCCCGGCGCAGCCGCGAGAAGCACGGCCTGAGCAGCTGGGATTTCGGCGACCTGCCCGGGGTGGTGCCGATTAGGGGCTCCGCCGGCGGCTGCTGGGAGGCCTTTCCGGCGCTCAGCGCCGAGCCCGACGGCATTCACCTGCGGCTTTTTGAAAGCCGCTTGCAGGCCGATGCGGCCCACCCCGACGGCGTGGCGGCCCTGTTGCGCGAGGTGCTCAAAAAGGAGTTCAAGCTGCTGCAGAAATCGGTGGCCCTGCCGCCTGGGCTGAGCGATGCGGCACGCTATTTCGGGGGCCAGCAGGCCGTGGCGGCGGCAATCGGCCAGGCGGTCTGGGATACTCTGTTTCGCCGCGATCTTCGCAGTCGGGAGGCCTTCGAGGCCCAGCTGGCCGCCGCCGGCCCCCGGCTTCAGGCCGCGGCCCGGGTCAAGCTGGCGCTGGTGGCGCCCGTGCTGGCGGCCTATCAGCGGGTGCGCGAAACCCTCTGCGGGCTAGAGTCGTCCCATGCTGGCAACGCCGTGGTGCGCGCCTACCTCCAGGGGCTGCGGGCGGCAGCCGCCGCGCTGGTCCCCGAAAACTTCCTGACGCGCTATCCCGATGCGCGCCTGGCGCACTTGCCGCGCTATCTCGAGGCCCTGGAGATCCGGGCCCGGCGCGGGGTTGACAACCTGGAGCGCGATTTGCTGCGGGCCCGTGAACTCCAGGTCTTCAGTGAGCGGCTGGACCGGTTTCGGGGCATGCTGGGACCGCAGGATTCCAGCGCCAAGCGGGCCGCGGTGGAGGAGTTCGGCTGGATGATCGAGGAATTCAAGGTCTCGCTTTTCGCCCAGGAGCTCAAGACCGCCGTGCCGGTGTCCCCCAAGCGGCTGGACCGTTTGGCGCGGGAGATCGACCGGATGGCATAA
- a CDS encoding transglycosylase SLT domain-containing protein: MGKTAISAVLGSLLVWGALLANAWGSTLPSGSAETAAPCGPQEHPPYNDVAPPPAVTLCGEPLPLGDRRVWESLDREFTIAVWNRAQVFLWLKRAGRYFPFIEAKLAAAGMPGDLKYLAVAESDLQSHARSPAGALGTWQFMERTARRHGLVKNQQMDERRNFERSTAAALSYLQALRQQFGSWTLAMAAYNCGENRVAQEISTQRVSDYYRLDLPLETERYIFRIAAIKIIMENPERYGYRVDPAHIYAPRAVDTLAVSLPHPVPIADLAQVLGTDFKLIKELNGHIRGHQLPAGRYALNLPAGSGEGIAALMQDLAHSGGDPKTGEGPRHHVVRAGETLSQISQVTGVSLAQLRQLNGIDGSLIRTGQKIRITP; the protein is encoded by the coding sequence ATGGGAAAAACAGCGATTTCGGCCGTTTTGGGGAGTCTCCTGGTGTGGGGCGCCCTTCTTGCGAACGCCTGGGGCAGCACGCTCCCGTCCGGGTCCGCCGAGACGGCAGCGCCCTGCGGCCCCCAGGAGCATCCGCCTTACAACGACGTCGCCCCCCCGCCGGCGGTGACCCTCTGCGGGGAGCCGCTGCCGCTGGGGGACCGGCGGGTATGGGAAAGCCTTGATCGGGAGTTCACCATCGCCGTCTGGAACCGCGCCCAGGTGTTTCTCTGGCTGAAAAGGGCCGGTCGTTATTTCCCTTTCATCGAGGCCAAGCTCGCCGCGGCGGGTATGCCCGGGGATCTCAAGTATCTGGCGGTGGCGGAAAGCGATCTGCAGTCGCATGCCCGCTCCCCGGCCGGTGCGTTGGGGACTTGGCAGTTTATGGAGCGCACCGCCCGCCGCCACGGACTTGTCAAAAATCAGCAAATGGACGAGCGGCGCAATTTTGAGCGTTCAACCGCGGCGGCCCTGAGTTATCTTCAGGCCCTGCGGCAGCAGTTCGGTAGCTGGACGCTGGCGATGGCGGCCTACAATTGCGGTGAGAACCGGGTGGCGCAGGAAATCAGCACGCAGCGGGTCAGCGATTACTACCGCCTGGATCTTCCCCTGGAAACCGAGCGCTATATTTTCAGAATCGCTGCCATTAAAATTATTATGGAGAACCCGGAGCGCTACGGCTACCGGGTTGACCCGGCCCACATTTACGCGCCGCGGGCCGTGGATACCCTCGCGGTCAGTCTGCCGCACCCGGTTCCCATCGCCGATCTGGCCCAGGTCCTGGGAACCGATTTCAAGCTGATCAAGGAACTCAACGGTCATATCCGCGGCCACCAGCTGCCGGCTGGCCGCTACGCCCTCAACCTGCCGGCCGGCAGCGGTGAGGGCATTGCCGCCCTGATGCAGGATCTCGCCCACAGTGGCGGAGATCCGAAGACCGGCGAAGGGCCGCGGCATCACGTGGTCCGGGCCGGTGAAACCCTGAGCCAGATTTCCCAGGTTACCGGGGTTTCCCTCGCCCAGCTGCGCCAGCTCAACGGCATTGACGGATCCCTGATCCGCACAGGCCAGAAGATCCGGATCACCCCCTGA
- a CDS encoding cold-shock protein, whose amino-acid sequence MAQGRVKWFNDKKGYGFIETDSQGDVFVHYSSIEGSGFRTLREAEAVTFEIEASPKGPQAVNVRRA is encoded by the coding sequence ATGGCGCAGGGCCGGGTTAAGTGGTTCAACGACAAAAAGGGGTACGGCTTCATCGAAACCGACAGCCAGGGAGACGTTTTCGTTCATTATTCCAGCATCGAGGGAAGCGGATTTCGCACCTTGCGCGAGGCCGAAGCGGTCACCTTCGAGATCGAAGCTTCGCCCAAGGGCCCCCAGGCGGTGAACGTGCGGCGCGCATAG
- a CDS encoding glycosyltransferase, translating into MNVHPPAPRVSIVIPTYNRAWSLATALDSVLSQDFEAFETIVVDDGSTDETPALLARYGAALRVIGQPNRGVSAARNAGIRAARAPLVALLDSDDYFLPGKLAAQTAFFERHPEAVICQTEEIWVRNGVRVNPGKRHRKRGGMIFEPSLELCLVSPSAVMLRRSLFETAGFFDERLPACEDYDLWLRIGCRHPVHLIERPLIVKRGGHPDQLSRAPGLDRFRIRAICGLLARNVLTADQRRAAWETLAAKCAIYAAGCRKRGRQAEAEHCLALVARFRPEA; encoded by the coding sequence GTGAACGTTCACCCCCCGGCCCCGCGGGTCAGCATCGTCATCCCCACATACAACCGCGCCTGGTCGCTGGCGACGGCCCTGGACTCGGTCCTGTCCCAGGATTTCGAAGCCTTTGAGACGATCGTCGTGGACGACGGCTCCACCGATGAGACCCCGGCGCTGCTGGCGAGGTACGGCGCGGCGCTGCGGGTGATCGGCCAGCCCAACCGCGGCGTCAGCGCCGCCCGCAACGCCGGCATCCGCGCAGCAAGGGCCCCCCTGGTGGCCCTGCTGGATTCCGACGATTACTTTCTGCCGGGCAAGCTGGCGGCCCAGACCGCGTTTTTCGAGCGCCACCCCGAGGCCGTGATCTGCCAGACCGAAGAGATCTGGGTCCGCAATGGGGTCCGGGTCAACCCCGGCAAGCGCCACCGCAAGCGCGGCGGCATGATTTTCGAGCCTTCCCTTGAACTGTGCCTGGTCAGCCCCTCGGCGGTGATGCTGCGCCGCTCGTTGTTTGAAACCGCCGGCTTTTTCGACGAGCGCCTGCCCGCCTGCGAGGATTACGACCTCTGGCTGCGGATCGGCTGCCGCCACCCCGTGCACCTGATCGAGCGCCCGCTGATCGTCAAGCGCGGCGGCCACCCGGACCAGCTCTCGCGCGCCCCGGGGCTCGATCGTTTCCGCATCCGCGCCATCTGCGGCCTGCTGGCCCGGAATGTGCTCACGGCGGACCAACGACGGGCGGCCTGGGAAACCCTGGCGGCCAAGTGCGCCATCTACGCCGCCGGCTGCCGCAAGCGCGGGCGGCAGGCCGAGGCCGAGCACTGCCTGGCGCTGGTCGCACGCTTCAGGCCGGAGGCCTGA